Proteins encoded by one window of Dryocola sp. LX212:
- the hisL gene encoding his operon leader peptide, whose amino-acid sequence MTRVQTASHHHHHHPD is encoded by the coding sequence ATGACACGCGTTCAGACTGCAAGCCACCATCATCACCATCATCCTGACTAG